One Rossellomorea aquimaris DNA window includes the following coding sequences:
- a CDS encoding VOC family protein: protein MSVNVYLNFNGNCREAVEYYAEVFGTEPPQIMTFAEAPPHPDYPLPEAAKNLVLHTRLTIDGSNVMFSDVFPDMPFVEGNNITLALVSKDTEVLTARFHKLKEGGKVDMELQETFWSKLYGQVTDKFGIQWQFNYESEDL, encoded by the coding sequence ATGTCAGTCAATGTTTACCTTAATTTTAATGGGAATTGTCGAGAAGCTGTTGAGTATTATGCAGAAGTATTCGGTACAGAGCCACCACAGATTATGACGTTTGCAGAAGCACCTCCCCACCCGGATTATCCACTTCCTGAAGCAGCTAAGAACCTGGTGTTACATACAAGACTGACAATCGATGGCAGCAACGTCATGTTTTCCGACGTGTTTCCTGATATGCCTTTTGTAGAAGGGAACAATATCACCCTGGCCCTCGTAAGCAAGGATACTGAAGTGTTGACGGCCCGTTTCCACAAATTGAAAGAAGGCGGTAAAGTGGATATGGAGCTTCAGGAGACGTTCTGGAGTAAGTTGTATGGTCAGGTTACCGATAAATTTGGTATTCAGTGGCAGTTTAACTATGAGAGTGAAGACTTGTAA
- a CDS encoding alpha/beta hydrolase, which translates to MKVKAPLNPQVSELLHNISEKMKELNHPPLDILTPEQSREYYKSAREFFTTISIDDLVVEDTFIPSSEGHDIPVRIYTPSGEGPYPVLVYSHGGGWVFGDLDSADNLCSYLSKHAGIVVVSVGYRLAPEHKYPSAFLDVIETIKWTFRNGKRLKGDITKIAVGGESSGGNLAAAAAIYFRGSEEYKLSLQVLITPVMDYNFDTLSYRENHTYNLTNEKMKWFWQHYLNDPSEGSDVYVSPLRVHSMEGLPETLLVTAEFDPLREEGLAFGERLEKAGINFELLHYEDMVHSFINMIGTVDEAKRALDEMTLKLKCMLYTVEENA; encoded by the coding sequence ATGAAAGTGAAGGCGCCTCTTAATCCTCAAGTAAGCGAACTACTACATAATATTAGTGAAAAAATGAAAGAACTTAATCATCCCCCATTGGATATTCTGACTCCAGAGCAATCCAGAGAATACTATAAAAGTGCCAGAGAATTCTTCACTACAATTTCTATCGATGACTTGGTTGTTGAAGATACCTTCATTCCTTCATCAGAGGGGCATGACATTCCGGTTCGAATCTATACACCAAGTGGAGAAGGTCCTTACCCTGTCCTCGTATATTCCCATGGGGGAGGCTGGGTATTTGGAGATTTGGATAGTGCAGATAACCTATGCAGCTATTTATCAAAGCACGCGGGCATCGTTGTCGTTTCAGTCGGTTATCGCCTCGCCCCTGAACATAAATATCCTTCTGCGTTTCTGGATGTAATTGAAACTATTAAATGGACATTTAGGAATGGAAAAAGATTGAAAGGGGACATAACAAAAATCGCCGTCGGTGGTGAAAGCTCAGGAGGCAACTTGGCGGCCGCTGCTGCCATATATTTTAGGGGTTCTGAAGAATACAAGTTGTCCCTCCAAGTTCTTATTACCCCGGTTATGGACTATAACTTTGACACACTTTCCTACAGGGAAAATCATACATACAATCTCACAAATGAAAAAATGAAATGGTTTTGGCAACACTATTTGAATGATCCTTCTGAAGGCTCGGATGTATATGTTTCACCTCTAAGAGTACACTCAATGGAGGGTTTGCCAGAAACACTGCTTGTTACAGCTGAATTCGATCCTCTGAGGGAGGAAGGGCTAGCTTTTGGTGAACGTCTGGAGAAGGCAGGGATTAACTTCGAACTGCTGCATTATGAAGATATGGTCCATAGTTTCATTAATATGATAGGAACGGTGGATGAAGCCAAACGTGCCCTGGATGAAATGACTTTAAAGCTTAAATGTATGCTGTACACTGTTGAAGAGAACGCATAA
- a CDS encoding GNAT family N-acetyltransferase: protein MIKTVNESEFFIIKGDKADNFLFRPVDYDRDLSTLHEWMHQPHIAPFWKLNLPMSEFKQWLKQSIEADHKDIYIGTFNGKPVCYLIAYSIEKDPIKEFYEYRNGDLGMHLLIGPREYLNREDGLSMVRSMIIFLFDHYKEARRIIGEPDIRNRIVIPILKKLGGEVISKINLQNKKASLIVGERGSVIEKMKDENIQVEWLKSMNSQRNELV, encoded by the coding sequence ATGATTAAAACAGTTAATGAATCAGAATTCTTTATTATAAAAGGAGATAAGGCAGATAATTTTTTGTTCCGTCCGGTAGATTACGATCGGGATTTGTCCACTCTCCATGAATGGATGCATCAACCTCACATTGCCCCATTTTGGAAGTTGAACCTGCCGATGTCAGAGTTTAAACAATGGTTAAAGCAGTCTATCGAAGCAGATCATAAAGATATTTACATAGGAACATTTAACGGCAAACCAGTATGCTACCTGATTGCATACTCCATTGAAAAAGATCCAATCAAGGAATTCTATGAGTATCGGAATGGAGATTTAGGAATGCACTTATTGATTGGTCCCAGGGAATATTTAAATAGAGAAGACGGACTTTCAATGGTTAGATCCATGATCATTTTTTTATTTGATCACTATAAGGAAGCAAGAAGAATTATCGGAGAACCTGACATTCGCAATCGGATTGTGATACCAATATTAAAAAAATTGGGAGGGGAAGTAATAAGCAAAATTAATCTACAGAATAAAAAAGCATCGTTGATAGTGGGAGAGAGAGGTTCGGTTATTGAGAAAATGAAGGACGAGAATATTCAGGTAGAGTGGCTGAAATCTATGAATTCGCAAAGGAATGAATTAGTCTGA
- the qoxD gene encoding cytochrome aa3 quinol oxidase subunit IV — MMEHNTANHSRIPWTQIIGFVLSIALTFLAVWFGLYAGLAYNVMVALVFVLAFIQAAIQLFMFMHVTEGEGRWQVGKMMSAAFIALVIVLGSIWVLSNMH; from the coding sequence ATAATGGAACACAATACAGCGAATCATAGTCGTATTCCTTGGACACAGATCATAGGTTTTGTCTTATCCATTGCATTGACATTTTTGGCCGTTTGGTTCGGACTTTACGCAGGACTGGCTTATAATGTGATGGTTGCTCTCGTATTTGTTCTTGCCTTTATCCAGGCAGCAATCCAACTGTTTATGTTCATGCATGTAACAGAAGGAGAAGGCAGATGGCAGGTAGGGAAAATGATGTCTGCTGCATTTATAGCCCTTGTAATCGTACTTGGATCAATTTGGGTATTGAGCAATATGCATTAA
- the qoxC gene encoding cytochrome aa3 quinol oxidase subunit III, translating to MAHSTNVDPNTPLEYQSEIGKLNIFGFWVFLGAEVALFATIFATFFALESGTVGGPLPSEVFDLKNTIIMTLLLLISSFTSGLSINELRRRNVKGMMVWLIITLLFGAGFLYMEITEFLHLIHEGAAMGTNAYWSSFYLLTGTHGLHVSLGILWIILVMFQVKRQGLNPDTAKKLFVSSLYWHFLDFVWIFVFTSVYLLGMVG from the coding sequence ATGGCACATAGTACGAATGTAGATCCCAATACGCCACTTGAGTATCAATCGGAGATCGGCAAACTGAATATTTTCGGATTCTGGGTTTTCCTGGGGGCGGAAGTAGCTCTATTTGCCACTATCTTCGCGACATTCTTTGCCCTTGAAAGCGGCACGGTTGGAGGTCCGCTTCCATCTGAAGTGTTTGATCTGAAGAATACAATCATCATGACGTTACTATTATTAATCAGTAGTTTCACGTCAGGGTTATCAATAAATGAATTAAGAAGAAGGAATGTTAAAGGGATGATGGTCTGGCTGATCATCACCCTGCTCTTTGGCGCAGGATTCCTTTACATGGAAATCACGGAATTCCTTCACCTTATTCATGAGGGAGCCGCTATGGGAACCAATGCATACTGGTCTTCTTTCTATCTATTGACCGGAACGCATGGTCTCCACGTATCATTAGGTATTTTATGGATTATACTGGTTATGTTCCAGGTGAAAAGACAAGGATTAAATCCAGATACCGCTAAAAAACTATTCGTATCCAGCTTGTATTGGCACTTCTTGGACTTTGTATGGATCTTCGTGTTCACAAGCGTTTACTTACTAGGGATGGTGGGATAA
- the qoxB gene encoding cytochrome aa3 quinol oxidase subunit I, with protein sequence MFDFIKDNLILNDPLILGANISIVFTVIGIVATLTYFKKWKWLWNDWITSVDHKKIGIMYIIAALIMLFRGGVDALLMRAQLTVPNNEFLSSQHYNEIFTTHGTIMILFMAMPFLLGLMNVVVPLQIGARDVAFPFLNNLSFWSFMFGAILFNMSFVFGGSPDAGWTNYAPLAIEGSPGPGINYYLLGLQISGIGTLLTGINFVVTIIKMRAPGMTLLRMPMFTWTTLITAFIIVFAFPILTVTLALMTFDRLFGTHFFTLTDGGNPMLWSNLFWLWGHPEVYIVILPAFGIFSEIIATFARKTLFGYKSMIISLVAISGLSFVVWVHHFFTMGGSAAVNSVFSISTMAIAIPTGIKIFNWLGTLYKGRIEFTVAMMWSVAFIPTFLIGGVTGVMLGMAAADFQYHNNYFLVAHFHYTLIAGVVFACFAGLVYWYPKMFGHKMNERIGKWAFWFFSIGFNVCFLPQFVLGFSGMPRRVYTYGPEDGWTALNVISSVGAFGMGVGFMIIVYNVYYSYRFAKRELSGDAWDGRTLEWATSSAIPPHYNFAHVPEVKSADAFYYMKQESKESGKPEKVGYKPIHMPSNAGTPFIMSGLFFVGGFGLVFELWWMAILALIGIFGCMAYRSLFSHKQDAGYYVSVEEIEKTENPYKREA encoded by the coding sequence ATGTTTGATTTTATTAAAGATAATTTAATCCTCAATGATCCGTTGATTCTTGGAGCCAACATTTCAATCGTTTTCACCGTAATTGGGATCGTCGCGACCCTTACGTACTTTAAAAAATGGAAATGGCTGTGGAATGACTGGATCACGAGTGTTGATCATAAAAAAATAGGTATCATGTATATTATTGCTGCATTGATCATGCTCTTCCGCGGAGGAGTCGATGCACTTTTAATGAGGGCGCAGTTAACGGTGCCCAATAATGAATTTTTATCATCACAGCACTACAATGAAATCTTTACGACTCATGGTACGATCATGATTCTATTCATGGCGATGCCATTCTTACTTGGACTAATGAACGTCGTAGTCCCTCTCCAAATCGGTGCAAGGGACGTCGCATTCCCATTCCTGAACAACTTAAGTTTTTGGTCATTCATGTTTGGGGCGATTCTTTTCAATATGTCGTTCGTATTCGGTGGATCACCGGATGCAGGTTGGACGAACTACGCACCACTGGCAATTGAAGGAAGTCCTGGACCGGGAATTAACTATTACCTCCTTGGCTTGCAGATTTCCGGAATTGGTACATTATTAACGGGGATTAACTTTGTTGTTACGATTATTAAAATGCGTGCACCAGGCATGACGCTTCTTCGTATGCCGATGTTCACGTGGACGACATTGATCACAGCATTCATCATCGTATTTGCTTTCCCGATCTTAACGGTGACATTAGCGTTGATGACATTTGACCGATTATTCGGTACGCATTTCTTCACCCTGACAGACGGCGGGAATCCGATGCTTTGGTCGAATTTATTCTGGCTATGGGGACACCCGGAAGTATATATCGTTATCTTGCCTGCTTTCGGTATTTTTTCAGAAATCATTGCTACATTTGCAAGAAAAACATTGTTTGGTTATAAATCGATGATTATCTCACTTGTAGCCATTTCAGGATTAAGCTTCGTTGTGTGGGTTCACCACTTCTTTACAATGGGGGGCAGCGCTGCGGTTAACAGTGTATTCTCGATTTCGACGATGGCAATCGCCATACCGACCGGGATCAAGATATTCAACTGGTTGGGTACTCTTTACAAGGGACGGATTGAATTTACAGTCGCCATGATGTGGTCGGTTGCGTTCATTCCGACATTCCTGATTGGTGGAGTGACAGGGGTCATGCTCGGTATGGCCGCAGCAGATTTCCAGTATCACAATAACTACTTCCTGGTTGCTCATTTTCACTACACGCTGATTGCCGGCGTAGTGTTTGCCTGCTTCGCGGGACTTGTATATTGGTATCCAAAAATGTTTGGACATAAGATGAATGAACGCATAGGGAAATGGGCTTTCTGGTTTTTCTCTATCGGTTTCAATGTTTGTTTCTTACCACAATTCGTCTTAGGATTTTCCGGTATGCCAAGACGTGTGTACACGTACGGACCGGAAGATGGCTGGACAGCATTGAATGTCATCTCTTCCGTAGGGGCATTCGGAATGGGCGTAGGATTCATGATCATCGTCTATAACGTTTACTATAGCTATCGTTTTGCGAAACGGGAACTATCCGGGGACGCTTGGGATGGACGTACACTTGAATGGGCGACTAGCTCTGCCATTCCACCTCATTATAACTTCGCTCATGTTCCTGAAGTGAAAAGTGCGGATGCATTTTACTATATGAAACAAGAAAGCAAAGAATCAGGTAAGCCTGAAAAGGTGGGGTATAAACCGATTCATATGCCGAGCAATGCAGGGACACCATTCATCATGTCCGGGTTATTCTTCGTTGGAGGATTCGGCTTGGTGTTTGAACTGTGGTGGATGGCGATTCTTGCCCTTATTGGTATCTTCGGATGCATGGCTTACCGCTCACTATTTTCACACAAACAGGATGCTGGTTACTACGTAAGTGTGGAAGAAATAGAAAAAACTGAAAATCCGTATAAGAGGGAGGCGTGA
- the qoxA gene encoding cytochrome aa3 quinol oxidase subunit II, protein MFNKFKPYLIVLISLVSLFFIIIFSSGSEMIILDPKGPVGAVQKDLIMLSIYYMLGIMVVVLSFFTVILLKYRSSKKDSDYKPEMHGSTKLEIIWTLIPVLIVIALSIPNTKALYELREAPKATAHKDPIVIHATAADWKWIFSYPEEGIETVNYVNVPEDHPILFKVTAADSMASFWVPQIGGQIYGMPGMVNDLYLQADEPGTYDGRNSNFTGEGMTHQKFDFVALEEEKYREWVKDSQENEPKLTEETYEKLMLPDTVDEMTFSSTHLAFVDHGKNSEYAMAIREKYGVEASSHGADKEAKSSHGNHGDHGDMEDHDNHEEHGDMKEHEGHDDEEHKDHENNEGHEH, encoded by the coding sequence ATGTTTAATAAATTCAAGCCATACTTGATTGTGTTGATCAGTCTGGTTTCATTATTTTTCATCATTATATTCAGTTCGGGAAGTGAAATGATCATTCTCGATCCGAAAGGGCCGGTAGGGGCCGTTCAGAAAGATCTGATCATGCTGTCAATCTACTATATGCTTGGCATTATGGTTGTCGTTCTTTCCTTCTTTACTGTTATTCTCCTAAAATATCGAAGCAGTAAAAAGGATAGTGATTACAAGCCCGAAATGCACGGGAGTACAAAATTAGAAATTATATGGACGCTTATTCCTGTATTGATTGTTATTGCTTTGTCTATCCCAAATACAAAGGCATTATATGAATTAAGGGAAGCTCCTAAAGCCACGGCACATAAAGATCCGATTGTAATCCATGCCACTGCTGCTGATTGGAAGTGGATCTTCAGTTATCCGGAAGAAGGTATTGAGACGGTCAACTATGTCAATGTACCAGAAGACCATCCCATTTTATTCAAGGTGACGGCTGCAGATTCCATGGCTTCTTTCTGGGTGCCGCAAATCGGCGGACAGATTTATGGGATGCCTGGAATGGTGAATGATTTATACTTACAGGCTGATGAGCCGGGTACCTATGATGGTAGAAACTCAAACTTCACTGGTGAAGGAATGACCCACCAAAAGTTTGATTTTGTTGCGTTGGAAGAAGAGAAGTATAGAGAGTGGGTAAAAGACTCTCAGGAAAATGAGCCGAAATTGACGGAAGAGACATATGAAAAGCTCATGCTGCCTGACACAGTTGATGAAATGACCTTTTCATCCACTCATTTAGCCTTTGTCGACCATGGGAAGAACTCTGAATATGCCATGGCGATCCGTGAGAAGTATGGCGTTGAGGCATCTTCACATGGTGCAGATAAAGAGGCAAAGTCAAGTCATGGAAATCACGGTGACCATGGAGACATGGAGGATCATGATAACCATGAAGAGCATGGGGACATGAAAGAACATGAAGGCCATGACGATGAAGAGCATAAAGACCACGAAAATAACGAAGGACATGAGCACTAA